A single genomic interval of Dehalococcoidia bacterium harbors:
- the lspA gene encoding signal peptidase II — ASVVLTPFLRLTHITNTGSAFGLFQGYTLFLIVASVVGLVVLILFYRQNRNAHPLVRLCIGLMVGGALGNLIDRVRLGYVVDFVDLGWWPVFNLADSAIVVGISGLVVAFLAAQSRGHRRVVVRPLPPQRFRRPPSEVGC; from the coding sequence GGGCGTCGGTGGTGCTGACGCCTTTCCTGCGCCTTACCCATATCACCAATACGGGGAGCGCCTTCGGCCTGTTCCAGGGGTATACCCTTTTCCTTATCGTGGCATCGGTGGTGGGGTTGGTGGTGCTCATCCTGTTCTACAGGCAGAACCGTAATGCCCATCCCCTTGTACGCCTATGTATCGGGCTGATGGTGGGCGGGGCGTTGGGCAACCTGATAGATCGGGTGCGCCTGGGGTATGTGGTGGACTTTGTGGACCTGGGGTGGTGGCCGGTGTTCAACTTGGCGGACTCGGCCATTGTGGTGGGCATCAGCGGGTTGGTGGTGGCCTTCCTGGCGGCCCAGAGTCGAGGGCATCGGCGAGTGGTGGTGCGCCCCCTGCCTCCCCAGCGCTTCCGTCGGCCGCCGTCGGAGGTGGGGTGCTAG